From a region of the Rouxiella sp. S1S-2 genome:
- the pqqC gene encoding pyrroloquinoline-quinone synthase PqqC, with the protein MNAFNSTAVLMSPQEFEQALRAKGAYYHIHHPYHIAMHNGQATREQIQGWVANRFYYQTSIPMKDAAIMANCPDAQTRRKWVQRILDHDGHSDSEGGIEAWLQLGEAVGLDRDELLSEERVLPGVRFAVDAYVSFARRAVWQEAACSSLTELFAPQIHQSRLDSWPNHYPWIQQEGYHYFRSRLSQANRDVEHGLALALAYCNTVEKQQRMLEILQFKLDILWTMLDSMTMAYELNRAPYHSVTQQPVWHKGKLL; encoded by the coding sequence ATGAACGCTTTTAATTCCACGGCGGTGCTAATGTCGCCGCAAGAGTTTGAACAGGCACTGCGTGCGAAAGGTGCTTATTATCATATTCACCACCCTTATCATATCGCGATGCACAACGGCCAGGCCACGCGCGAACAGATTCAGGGATGGGTGGCGAACCGCTTCTATTATCAGACCAGTATTCCCATGAAAGACGCGGCAATTATGGCTAACTGTCCTGATGCCCAAACCCGCCGCAAATGGGTGCAGCGCATTCTTGACCACGATGGTCACAGCGACAGCGAAGGCGGAATTGAAGCCTGGTTGCAGCTCGGCGAGGCCGTAGGCCTTGACCGTGACGAGCTGCTTTCAGAAGAGAGGGTGCTGCCTGGCGTACGTTTCGCCGTTGACGCCTACGTCAGCTTCGCCCGCCGTGCGGTGTGGCAGGAAGCCGCCTGCAGCTCTCTGACCGAGCTGTTTGCGCCGCAGATCCATCAGTCGCGGCTCGACAGCTGGCCGAATCACTACCCGTGGATCCAGCAGGAAGGTTATCACTATTTCCGCAGCCGTCTGAGTCAGGCAAATCGCGACGTCGAGCACGGTTTGGCGCTGGCGCTGGCGTACTGTAATACGGTAGAAAAGCAGCAACGCATGCTCGAAATCCTGCAGTTCAAGCTCGACATTCTGTGGACCATGCTCGACTCAATGACCATGGCCTATGAGCTCAACCGTGCGCCTT
- the pqqB gene encoding pyrroloquinoline quinone biosynthesis protein PqqB, translating to MLINVLGSAAGGGFPQWNCNCNNCQGVRNGTMKTSARTQSSIAISDDGIDWVLCNASPDVCHQIAATPELNKHGVLRGTAIGSIILTDSQIDHSAGLLNLREGCPHQVWCTPEVHQDLTTGFPIFTMLSHWNGGLVHHAIDPDEAFTTTVCPALKFTAIPLLSNAPPYSEYRGKPLPGHNIALFIEDTRTGKTLMYAPGLGEPDDALMGWLKKADCLLIDGTLWRDNELANTGVGRNTGKDMGHLALAEKQGLMELLSTLPAERKILIHINNTNPILDESSAERVALTAQGVEVSWDGMRIAL from the coding sequence ATGCTGATTAACGTTCTTGGTTCCGCTGCTGGCGGTGGCTTCCCTCAGTGGAACTGCAACTGCAACAACTGTCAGGGCGTGCGCAATGGCACCATGAAAACCTCGGCACGTACGCAATCGTCGATTGCTATCAGTGACGACGGTATAGATTGGGTGCTGTGTAACGCCTCCCCCGACGTTTGCCATCAAATTGCCGCCACACCTGAGCTGAATAAACACGGTGTGCTGCGCGGTACGGCGATTGGTTCAATCATTCTTACGGATAGCCAGATTGATCACAGCGCAGGCCTGCTCAATTTGCGAGAAGGCTGTCCGCATCAGGTGTGGTGCACGCCAGAGGTTCATCAGGATTTGACCACCGGTTTCCCAATTTTCACCATGCTTTCTCATTGGAACGGTGGCCTGGTACATCACGCCATTGACCCCGACGAAGCGTTTACGACCACGGTCTGTCCGGCACTGAAATTTACCGCTATCCCGCTGCTGAGCAATGCGCCGCCGTATTCCGAATATCGCGGCAAACCGCTGCCAGGCCACAATATTGCCCTGTTTATTGAAGATACCCGTACCGGTAAGACGCTGATGTATGCGCCAGGTCTGGGTGAACCCGATGATGCGCTGATGGGCTGGCTTAAAAAAGCCGACTGCCTGCTGATCGACGGCACACTGTGGCGCGATAACGAGCTGGCCAATACCGGCGTCGGTCGCAATACCGGCAAGGATATGGGTCACCTGGCGCTGGCCGAGAAGCAGGGCCTGATGGAACTGCTCTCCACTCTGCCCGCCGAGCGTAAAATCCTTATTCATATCAATAACACCAACCCAATCCTCGACGAGTCCTCCGCTGAACGTGTGGCGCTTACCGCGCAAGGCGTTGAGGTCAGTTGGGATGGCATGCGTATTGCACTTTAG
- the pqqA gene encoding pyrroloquinoline quinone precursor peptide PqqA has protein sequence MTTWTKPKFVDLRLGLEVTLYISNR, from the coding sequence ATGACTACATGGACCAAACCTAAATTTGTTGATCTGCGTCTGGGCTTAGAAGTTACTCTGTACATCTCTAACCGCTAA
- a CDS encoding dipeptidase, with translation MTHNLQFPLQPVFDGHNDLLLRLWLNDAPDSVALFLDGTLEEKPDGTPDGHLDLPRMRAGGFAGGLFAVFIPPASYMPKLKPNAATQPHDPLAITHQQISLLQRIENQSAGRAKICRTVREIESCIEQGVLAMVLHIEGAEAVDVSLSNLDMFYQAGLRSLGPLWNLPNQFGVGVTGDFPGSPDSGDGLTLAGLGLLRACNRKKILIDLSHMNEKAFWQTARFSDAPLVATHSNAHALCAQPRNLTDKQLAAIAESDGFVGVNFGNAFLRADGKRDADTPLERIVQHIDYLLEKLGEDHVGLGSDFDGISVPDALGDVTGLPLLLQTMKQAGYSDELIEKLAYRNWLKVLKQTWGE, from the coding sequence ATGACCCATAATCTGCAATTCCCGCTTCAGCCTGTTTTTGACGGCCATAATGACCTTTTGCTGCGCCTTTGGTTGAACGATGCGCCAGACTCGGTGGCACTTTTTCTAGACGGCACGCTGGAAGAAAAACCTGATGGAACGCCGGACGGTCATCTGGACCTGCCTCGTATGCGTGCAGGCGGTTTTGCCGGGGGCCTTTTTGCGGTGTTTATCCCCCCCGCGTCTTACATGCCCAAGCTGAAACCGAATGCTGCTACACAGCCGCACGATCCGCTGGCGATAACTCATCAGCAAATCAGCCTGCTGCAGCGTATCGAGAATCAGTCTGCCGGGCGTGCAAAAATTTGTCGCACAGTGCGCGAGATTGAAAGTTGCATTGAGCAAGGCGTGTTGGCGATGGTGCTGCACATTGAGGGCGCAGAAGCGGTTGACGTTTCGCTGAGTAATCTGGATATGTTTTATCAGGCAGGGCTGCGCAGCCTGGGACCGCTGTGGAACTTACCGAATCAGTTTGGCGTAGGCGTGACCGGTGATTTTCCCGGCTCCCCCGACAGCGGCGATGGCCTCACGCTGGCCGGTCTTGGCCTGCTGCGCGCCTGCAATCGCAAAAAAATCCTCATTGACCTCTCGCACATGAATGAGAAAGCCTTCTGGCAGACGGCGCGTTTTAGCGATGCACCGCTCGTCGCTACTCACTCCAATGCTCATGCACTCTGCGCCCAACCGCGTAATTTGACCGATAAACAGCTGGCGGCGATTGCCGAAAGCGACGGCTTTGTTGGCGTGAACTTTGGCAACGCTTTCCTGCGTGCAGACGGTAAACGAGACGCCGACACGCCGCTGGAACGGATAGTGCAGCACATTGACTATTTGCTGGAAAAATTGGGCGAAGACCACGTCGGGCTGGGTTCTGATTTTGACGGCATCAGTGTCCCCGACGCGTTAGGCGATGTTACGGGTCTGCCATTACTGTTACAAACGATGAAACAGGCCGGTTACAGCGATGAGCTGATCGAGAAACTTGCCTATCGCAACTGGTTAAAAGTATTAAAGCAAACTTGGGGTGAATAA
- a CDS encoding hydrolase: protein MSKFELLDPKNSTLIFIDHQPQMSFGVANIDRQQLKNNTVALAKAGKVFNVPVIYTSVETESFSGYIWPELLAVHPDVKPIERTSMNSWEDAGFVEAVKATGRKKLIISALWTEVCLTFPALMAMNEGFEVYVVTDTSGGTSVDAHERSIDRMVQAGAVPVTWQQVLLEYQRDWARKETYDAVMDLVREHSGAYGMGVDYAYTLVHKAPARKA from the coding sequence ATGTCTAAATTCGAACTGCTTGACCCAAAAAATTCAACGTTGATTTTCATCGACCATCAGCCACAAATGTCTTTCGGCGTAGCGAATATCGATCGCCAGCAGCTTAAAAATAACACCGTAGCACTGGCAAAAGCGGGTAAAGTTTTTAACGTGCCGGTCATCTATACCTCGGTAGAAACGGAAAGTTTCAGCGGTTATATCTGGCCTGAGCTTTTAGCTGTTCATCCTGATGTAAAGCCGATTGAACGAACTTCCATGAACTCATGGGAGGATGCAGGTTTTGTTGAAGCAGTTAAGGCGACAGGGCGGAAAAAACTGATTATTTCGGCGCTGTGGACGGAAGTTTGTCTGACTTTTCCTGCATTGATGGCGATGAACGAAGGTTTTGAGGTTTACGTGGTGACCGATACCTCTGGCGGTACCAGCGTTGACGCCCACGAACGCTCAATCGACCGCATGGTACAGGCCGGCGCGGTACCGGTAACCTGGCAGCAGGTGTTGCTCGAATATCAGCGCGACTGGGCGCGTAAAGAGACCTACGACGCCGTTATGGATCTGGTGCGCGAGCACAGCGGTGCCTATGGAATGGGGGTGGACTATGCCTACACTCTGGTGC